The following are encoded in a window of Rosa chinensis cultivar Old Blush chromosome 4, RchiOBHm-V2, whole genome shotgun sequence genomic DNA:
- the LOC112196168 gene encoding eukaryotic translation initiation factor 5A-2, which produces MSDEEHHFESKADAGASKTYPQQAGTIRKNGYIVIKNRPCKVVEVSTSKTGKHGHAKCHFVGIDIFTAKKLEDIVPSSHNCDVPHVNRTDYQLIDISEDGFVSLLTENGNTKDDLRLPTDDNLLTQIKDGFAEGKDLVVSVMSAMGEEQICALKDIGPK; this is translated from the exons ATGTCCGACGAGGAGCACCACTTCGAATCTAAGGCCGACGCCGGAGCCTCGAAGACCTATCCTCAGCAGGCCGGCACCATCCGAAAGAACGGTTACATTGTCATCAAAAACAGGCCCTGCAAG GTTGTGGAGGTTTCCACTTCCAAAACCGGCAAGCACGGACATGCCAAGTGCCACTTTGTTGGTATTGACATCTTCACTGCCAAGAAGCTTGAGGATATTGTTCCCTCCTCCCACAATTGTGAT GTTCCCCATGTCAACCGTACCGACTACCAGCTGATTGATATCTCTGAGGATGGATTT GTGAGTCTGCTGACTGAGAATGGTAACACCAAGGATGACCTGAGGCTTCCAACCGATGACAATCTGCTTACGCAG ATCAAGGATGGCTTTGCTGAGGGGAAAGACCTGGTTGTGTCTGTGATGTCTGCTATGGGCGAGGAGCAGATTTGTGCTCTCAAGGATATCGGTCCAAAGTAG